Proteins encoded together in one Formosa sp. Hel3_A1_48 window:
- a CDS encoding GAF domain-containing protein, whose product MSFRGLKSKVKSLVDNAQNVEQTLLLICELLKSEIPYYDWVGFYFKNGDKKELKLGPYAGSATDHTIIPFGKGICGQVAVSNKNFVVPDVKAQDNYIACSLTVKSEIVIPVFVNGENIGQIDIDSNTLNPFTKEDEEFLEFVCAKVAVLL is encoded by the coding sequence ATGAGTTTTAGAGGTTTAAAATCAAAAGTAAAATCGTTAGTTGATAATGCGCAAAACGTTGAGCAAACATTACTACTCATATGCGAGTTATTAAAATCGGAAATCCCCTATTACGATTGGGTGGGGTTTTATTTTAAAAATGGAGATAAGAAAGAGCTCAAATTAGGTCCCTATGCTGGTTCAGCAACGGATCATACAATTATTCCATTTGGCAAAGGAATTTGTGGACAGGTAGCCGTAAGTAATAAAAATTTTGTAGTCCCTGATGTAAAAGCGCAAGACAATTACATTGCTTGTAGCTTGACCGTAAAATCTGAAATCGTTATACCCGTATTTGTAAATGGAGAAAACATCGGGCAAATTGATATTGACTCCAATACTTTGAATCCTTTCACCAAAGAAGATGAAGAATTTTTAGAGTTTGTTTGTGCAAAAGTAGCTGTACTGCTCTAG